In Williamsoniiplasma luminosum, the genomic stretch TGTTAAGTGAAGATATTGAAAACGATCGTTATATCGAAATTTGAAACATTGTTTTTTCTCAATTTAATAATGATGGGAATAATAACTATACTGAATTGCCAAGAAAAAATATTGATACTGGTGCTGGTTTAGAGCGCATTGTGTCAATTTTTCAAGATACACCAACTAACTTTGAAACCGACATTTTCTTTCCAACAATTAAGGCAATTGAAAAATTGACTAAGCATAATTTTCAATATTCAATTGAAAATTATGACAATCCAAACCCCAAACAAACAAGAATTAATACTGCTTTTAAAGTAATCGCTGACCACATTAGAGCAATTAGTTTTGCGATTGCAGATGGGGTGTTTCCAGGAAATAAAGATCGTGGATATATTATCCGTCGTTTAATTCGTCGTAGTTCAATTTATGGAAAAGAATTAGGAATTAACAATGCTTTTTTATATCAACTAGTTGATGAAGTGATTAAAAGTATGGGTGAATTTTATCCATATTTAATGAATAAAAAACCAATTATTGTCGAAACAATTAAGAATGAAGAGAACAAGTTTTTACAAACCTTGTCTAAAGGTTATGAATTGCTAGAAGAAATGATTCAAAAAGAAGGCAAAGTGAGCGCTGCTAATGCAATGCTCTTGTTTGAATCATTTGGGTTTCCGATTGAACAAACAATCGAACTTGCTCAAAATAGTCAGGTGGCAGTTGATTTAGAAGGGTTTAATAATTTATTAAATCAAGCCAAAGATAAAGCTAGAAATGCTCGTAAAGAAGTTCAAGCATGAGATAAACAAAATGAACTATTTACCAAAATGGATGTTAAATCAAAATTCACTGGTTGAGAAGAATTAACTCACAAAAATGCTAAAATTATTTTTATGTTTGTTGATGAAAAAGAAGTTGAAGAATTGACTGATACAACTGGATATTTAATTTTGGATCAAACACCATTTTATGCTGAAAAAGGTGGACAAGCAGCTGATCATGGAATCATTCAAGGCTTAAAAGGAGTTGGGACGGTTGATGATGTTCAACAAGGACCACAAGGTCAAAATATTCACCGTGTAACTGTTGAAGGAACATTAAGCATCAATGATTTGGTTGATGCAAGTGTGGATAAAAATAAACGTGTTTACACAATGAAAAACCACTCTGGAACCCATATGGTGCACTCTGCTTTAAGAGCAGTTTTGGGGGATTTGGTAATGCAATCAGGATCATATAATGATGAACATGGTTTGCGTATGGACTTTACTTTTAATCGTAATATTACACCTGAAGAGTTACATCAAACTCAAGTTTTAGTTAATCAAAAAATCAAAGAAGCAATTAAACGTGAAGTGCATTTTGTGAGCATGCAAGAAGCTGTTGAAAAACATCATGCTTTAGCCTTTTTTGCTGAAAAATATGATGAAATTGTCAGAGTTGTTCAATTCGGTGATTTTTCATCAGAACTTTGTGGAGGAACACATGTTGACAGCACCAGTGATATTGAAGATTTTGTGATCACAGGAATTGAATCTAAAGGAAGCGGATTATTTCGTATTAAATGTTTAACTTCTTTTGTTGGAGTGCAAAATTATTATGATGAAATTTGAAATGAACAACTTGCAACTGCTCAAATTAACATGGACAAATATGAGCAATTAAAACCAATTCAAAGTTCGCCCAAAATTGAAAAAATGTTTAATGAAATTAAACATTTTAAAATGACCAGAGACAATGTTCAAGAGTTAAAAATACTTGGTCAAGAATTCCAACTTGAAGTTTATTTATTTGAAAAACAAGTTGCTCTAAAAAATACTAACGCTAAATTAAATGCTTATAAAAACTTAAAACCAAGTTTGAATGATCAAGGAGTTAATCAAATTAAGATTAATGCCAATGATTTAAACATGCAAGAATTAAAAATTCTAGCTGATGAATTAAGAAACACTTTTGATGATGTAATCGTCATTTTATTGAGTGAATCTGATCAAGGTAATTTCATTGTGGTTGCAGTTAGTGAAAAATTACAAGGGCAATATCCAGCCATTGAAGTGTTCAAAAACATGCCAGGAATTAGAACCAAAGGTGGAGGAAATCACAATCTTGCCCAAGGTAAATTTGAGAAATAGACAATGTTTGATTTGTCTTAAATAAAGAAAGGAGAAGCATGCTGTATATTGGAGAACAAGCGATTTTAGTTGAAGTTCAAAAGCATGCTTCGACTTTTTTAATTGGTGATGAAACTTTTGATTTGTTACCAAACAAAATCGAAAATGCGATTTTAAGTAGTGCAAATTGAAATCGAGCTTTAAAATACAAAAATGCTGATCGCCCTGCTTTTACATTAATTGGATACTTTATGATTCGTTTTGAAATTTATTTAAGTGACAATAAAATTATTTGTTTATCTAAAAATAGTTTTGAACAAAAAATCTTAAATCAAAGCAAATTTCAAAACGAATTTTTACAAGAAATCTTTGATTTTCGTAATCGTAATTTAAAACACTTTAAAGTTAAATCACTTCCAAACGATGTTGAAGAATTAAATATTATTGAAAAAATTGATGTCAATTTAAACCATGTTTGAATGGGGGAAAATTATAAACCAGATAAAACTAAATATAAAGTTTATTTCAAAACTGGTAAATTTAGTTTTGAACAAAATTTTCGAAATCAATCGATTTATAGTTTTGAAAATGAAAATTTTCAAAACTGAGATTTAATCGATTTTAAAACTGGAATGTTCTATTTACAAGGGGAATTTAATTTAAATATTTCAGTGAATTTAACTTTTGAAAAAGAAGATAAAATTCTGGCTCAAGAAATCATGAATCAATTAGTTGCAGAAATTAATGCCAGCGAAGATTTTACACCCGAAACCAAACCATGACATTTATATAATGTGACTAGAAATGAAGAAATTATTGTTGAAACTTTCAAAAAATATGCAAATAGTTTTGAATATTTAGACTTAATGGACTATTTAAATCAACTCTTTAAATCAATGAAAATCAATTTTTTTCCAACGATTTTCGCTAATCAAGCAATCCAAAAAATTCTTTTCAAAATTGCTCAAACTGATAAAAGTAAAATCGATTTGGAAAATAATATTCAACGTTTTGACTCTACACTTAAACCAAAGTTCGAGATTTAAACTCGCATATTTTTTAATCAAAAACTATTACTAAAAATTAAAAAAGCTATGAACAAATTCGCAACATTTGTTCATAGCTTTTTATCTAGAAATTATATATTTTAATTATGTTTCTCCCCATGTTCTATACGAAAATTAGAATCAACACAATATCTAATAACGTTACCATTATTTGTGATATATGTTTTCTTTTTAAAATATTTCATTTTTGCTTTAAAATTTTGATACTCTTCTTCGGTTTCAAAATCTACTGTAATTCTTTTAATGATCATAAAACTTGCTCCTTTGGGTATTTTGTATTAAAGTTAATAATAGTTTATTTTTTACTGTAAATAATAAATATTACAGAGTTTAGTTTTGAGGTTATTTATACTTTTTATTTGGGTAATTATTTCAAATTTCAGTCTTCTTGATTTATATTAATTATTTTTATTGACCTCACGTTAATGTAATTTCACCCGTTCATCCATTTCCGCGTCCATAGAATGTATATTTTGAACGATTACCTGATCAGTGTTGTGATAATCATATGTAATTACCACCAAAAGTTTCATCTAATTTCTTTTTTACCTGATGGATTATATTATCACTACTTTGATTTAGGGATACACTATTTAATATTTGTTGTAATTGATCTTTAATTTGACTGATATCTCCTCCTCCTGGATTAGGATTTGTGCTTCCATTTCATAACAATTCTACTTCACCAGTGTATTGACTGGTTCCGCCTTTAAACTTAAAGTACTTTGCATCATACCTTCATAGTTTTACAATGATTCCACTATATTGCGGGATATTATTTAGTCTCTTTTCAGTTTCTCTTTCCATTTTATAATAGTCATCTAACGGAACTGAATCTAAAATTTTTTGCAATTCATTTTGGATTGTTTTAATGTCAATAAGTTTTTTTACTGAAATTGTAAAACCTCCGATAATTCAATGACTGAAACTAGTGCTTTGGATTTGAATGTTCATATCTTTTTCTGGGTTTCCAGCAATTGTATAATCTCGTCCAAATGTTACGCCATTAGTTACATTTTCTTGAATTTTTGCTTCAACTTTTTGTTTAACTTCATCAATCGTAGTCTTGTTATTTATGCCTTCAATCGTAGTTTTTGTTATATCAAATTTAGCCCCAGGATTTGGATTTGGATCTGGTGAAATTGGATTGGTGATTGAATCATTTTCACTGATTTGTAAGACAAAGCCACCAACTAAGTAATCTCCTTGAGCAATAACACTCACACTTCCGGTCATGTGAATTAAATTGTTTTCCAAGAGATTATCTACTCCTTCGATTAGATAATCTTGTCCTAAAATAGCACCATCATATTTAACTTTAATTTCATTACCAACTTTGGTATAAATTGCATTTTTATCTGTTCCCACTTTTATATCATTAATCTTAATATTTGAAATATCTTTTTTGATAATTGGTTCAACTTTAATTGTAAAACTTCCTGTGATTCAAAGACTAAAACTAGTACTTTGAATTTGAATGTCGGTATCTTTTTGGGGATTTCCAGCAATTATATAATCACGCCCAAACATAACACCTTTAACAACATTTTCTTGAATTTTTGCTTCTACTTTTTGCTTAATTTCATCAATTGTGATTTTACTATTAACACCTTCAATTGTAGTTTTGGTAATATCAAATTTAACCCCAGGATTTGGATTTGGATCTGGTGAAATTGGACTAGTGATTGAATCATTTTCATTGATTTGTAAGACAAACCCACCAACTAAATAATCCCCTTGAGCAATAATGCTGATACTTCCAGTCATGTGAATTAAGTTGTTTTCTAAGAGATTATCTAGTCCTTCAATTAAATAATCTTGTTCTAATGTAGCACCATCATATTTAGCTTTAATTTCATTACCAATTTTGGTATAAATTGCATCCTTGCTTGTCCCTACTTTTATATCATTAATCTTAATGTCTGAAATATCTTTCTTGATGATTGGTTCAACTTTAATGGTGAAACCTCCAGTAATTCAATGACTGAAACTAGTACTTTGAATTTGAATCTTGGTATCTTTTTCTGGGTTTCCAGCAATTGTATAATCACGTCCAAATGTGACACCATTACTTACATTTTCTTGAATTTTAGCTTCTACTCTTTGCTTAACTTCATCGATTGCAGTCTTGTTATTTATACCTTCAATTGTGATTTTTGTTATATCAAATTTAGCCCCAGGATTTGGGTTTGGATCTGGTGAAATTGGACTAGTTGTTGAATCATTTTCATTGATTTGTAAGACAAAACCACCAACTAAATAATCCCCTTGAGCAATAACACTCACACTTCCAGTCATGTGAATTAAGTTGTTTCCCAAGAGATTATCTAGTCCTTCAATTAAATAATCTTGTCCTAGTGTAGCACCATCATATTTAGCTTTGATTTCATCACCAACTTTGGTATAAAATGCATCCTTGCTTGTCCCCACTTTTATATTATTAATCTTAATATCTGAAATATCTTTCTTGATGATTGGTTCAATTTTAATTGTAAAACCTCCTGTGATTCAATGGCTGAAGCTAGTGCTTTGAATTTGGATGTTGGTATCTTTTTGTGGATTTCCAGCAATTGTGTAATCACGCCCAAATGTGACACCATTAGTTACATTTTTTTTAATTTCTGCTTCAACTTTTTGCTTAACTTCATCAATCGTAGTCTTGTTATTTATGCCTTCAATCGTAGTTTTTGTTATATCAAATTTAGCCCCAGGATTTGAGTTTGGA encodes the following:
- a CDS encoding N-ethylmaleimide reductase yields the protein MKKLLTLLSTIGIAGTLSATVVSCGVRVYEKPEEEENDAEPKDISKLKINDLQVGINAKIIHEKILGAIRTIYKKAELDHDYLIEGLDELLSNDVVRTTGSISIMAQGEYLVGGFVIDINENSSITSPIPPDPNPNPGAKFDITKLIITGVTNKTTMDEIEQRVEAKIQENVVKGIMFGRDYTIAGNPQKDTNIQIQSTSFSHWITGGFTIKVEPIIKKDISDIKINDIKVGTSKDAIYTKIGNEIKAKYGDAILRQDYLIEGLDNLLENNLIHMTGSVSVIAQGDYLVGGFVLQINENDSTTSPISPDPNSNPGAKFDITKTTIEGINNKTTIDEVKQKVEAEIKKNVTNGVTFGRDYTIAGNPQKDTNIQIQSTSFSHWITGGFTIKIEPIIKKDISDIKINNIKVGTSKDAFYTKVGDEIKAKYDGATLGQDYLIEGLDNLLGNNLIHMTGSVSVIAQGDYLVGGFVLQINENDSTTSPISPDPNPNPGAKFDITKITIEGINNKTAIDEVKQRVEAKIQENVSNGVTFGRDYTIAGNPEKDTKIQIQSTSFSHWITGGFTIKVEPIIKKDISDIKINDIKVGTSKDAIYTKIGNEIKAKYDGATLEQDYLIEGLDNLLENNLIHMTGSISIIAQGDYLVGGFVLQINENDSITSPISPDPNPNPGVKFDITKTTIEGVNSKITIDEIKQKVEAKIQENVVKGVMFGRDYIIAGNPQKDTDIQIQSTSFSLWITGSFTIKVEPIIKKDISNIKINDIKVGTDKNAIYTKVGNEIKVKYDGAILGQDYLIEGVDNLLENNLIHMTGSVSVIAQGDYLVGGFVLQISENDSITNPISPDPNPNPGAKFDITKTTIEGINNKTTIDEVKQKVEAKIQENVTNGVTFGRDYTIAGNPEKDMNIQIQSTSFSHWIIGGFTISVKKLIDIKTIQNELQKILDSVPLDDYYKMERETEKRLNNIPQYSGIIVKLWRYDAKYFKFKGGTSQYTGEVELLWNGSTNPNPGGGDISQIKDQLQQILNSVSLNQSSDNIIHQVKKKLDETFGGNYIWLSQHWSGNRSKYTFYGRGNGWTGEITLTWGQ
- the alaS gene encoding alanine--tRNA ligase, coding for MKKLSSNEIRKMWVDFFQAKEHHFLAPVSLIPVEDPSLLWINSGVATLKPYFDGRKTPPSPRLTNSQKAIRTNDIENVGVTARHQTLFEMLGNFSIGDYFKKEAIEFGWELLTSKDWFDLDPEKLYITVFNEDEEAYKIWTEIIGIKPDHIFPGGRDTNFWDVGQGPCGPNTEIFYDRGVKWDPQNLGTKLLSEDIENDRYIEIWNIVFSQFNNDGNNNYTELPRKNIDTGAGLERIVSIFQDTPTNFETDIFFPTIKAIEKLTKHNFQYSIENYDNPNPKQTRINTAFKVIADHIRAISFAIADGVFPGNKDRGYIIRRLIRRSSIYGKELGINNAFLYQLVDEVIKSMGEFYPYLMNKKPIIVETIKNEENKFLQTLSKGYELLEEMIQKEGKVSAANAMLLFESFGFPIEQTIELAQNSQVAVDLEGFNNLLNQAKDKARNARKEVQAWDKQNELFTKMDVKSKFTGWEELTHKNAKIIFMFVDEKEVEELTDTTGYLILDQTPFYAEKGGQAADHGIIQGLKGVGTVDDVQQGPQGQNIHRVTVEGTLSINDLVDASVDKNKRVYTMKNHSGTHMVHSALRAVLGDLVMQSGSYNDEHGLRMDFTFNRNITPEELHQTQVLVNQKIKEAIKREVHFVSMQEAVEKHHALAFFAEKYDEIVRVVQFGDFSSELCGGTHVDSTSDIEDFVITGIESKGSGLFRIKCLTSFVGVQNYYDEIWNEQLATAQINMDKYEQLKPIQSSPKIEKMFNEIKHFKMTRDNVQELKILGQEFQLEVYLFEKQVALKNTNAKLNAYKNLKPSLNDQGVNQIKINANDLNMQELKILADELRNTFDDVIVILLSESDQGNFIVVAVSEKLQGQYPAIEVFKNMPGIRTKGGGNHNLAQGKFEK